The following nucleotide sequence is from Primulina tabacum isolate GXHZ01 chromosome 2, ASM2559414v2, whole genome shotgun sequence.
ttaagaatattacgaaaaatgttgaaattttttcttctGAATAATCCATTAAGCACGTTTTTTTAATACAGTAGCTACTGATGGATCCTTGAACTAAATTAGCATTAATGAAGCTAATCATTGGTGTTCTATATTGCTTCTATAGCCTGGATAAATTGCTCCAAAATACCCATATATTATCGATTTCTGTCGGAGTTTTTCGTTTCAGCAAACATATCAGAAATGTCATGCCCCATGTTAGCATCATCAGAACTTTGGTGAAAATCGGACTAAAAACGCAAACTAttaatttctttaaaataattatttagtcgAATAAAATCGTATTTAGATGACAGTTTGTAAAATTTTCCCTACCTAACTGGAGGGTCGGGTTAATAATGCGAAAGTCGCATGTTTCATGCCTGCGCGAGgcacattaattaattttatattttcctTTCCCCTTTGTTTCAGACAATTTTCAAAGTAGGCCATATTTTCGagtaaattaaaataacatGGCTTTGTGAATTGTTTCAACATCCCAATAAACACACGTAGGCTGCATTTGCACTTATGGATTTGAGCTTTGGGATTTTAGAATGTGTCATACAAATTTTTCAAGAATATATTTAGCGACCAAAAAAGTGGGGAACTGAAATTTGTCTTCTTgatcaaatatttaattatttgaaacgatttcaaataattttacGTAAAATCATTTGTTAAATCTATGTTAATTATCAATCTAGTTCAAATATAGCGATAGAAAACGTACACAATTTGAGTTTTTGTTAATCGTCCctatcggttggataaataacctgggagttgtatatatagGCTTGGACAGTCCTctcccttgagctagcttttaaGGTTGAGTTAGGCTCCatgttccaatcttaacatggtatcagagcccggattccaccgttatgtgttggactgtcTATAATTAGGTCAcccgttctgcccataattgggtcatttgtaaactccacgttccagatgttcattcctggacgtgagaggggtgtgttaattgtcccacatcggttggataaataacctgggagttgtatatataggcttggacaatcctcccccttgagctagcttttggggttgagttaggctccaagttccaatcttaacagtTTTCCACGCATAATCTACTAATTAATTCTTAAATGTAATTTCATTATATCGTCTGTTTAATTTGTTAAGCATGTGAAGCGAAAATCACTTATATATTATTgctttctcttttctttttcttttttctttttgccCTACTTATCTACTACTTAATTTGCTCATTGCTGGAAGATCATGATCTACGTACAATTCTATACGTTACTTAGCTATAATATTTGGATTAGAACTTAATTGTGTTGAATTTATGCATATGATAACtttgaaatttcataaaaatactaataCCTGCTAAGATAATATAGAGTTGATATATTTATACTTTATTATCAATGCTACAAGAAAATCTAGAATTTTATATCGAATGAACAAGTACCTCATAGAGTCAGATCCAGAGAACTTGAAAAGCTTGCATTTTCACTGCAGAAATCTTGTTTCATCTTCTTAATTTGCTTCGAAGATGATCGAGTACTGTACATCGACAGAGACATATCTTCATTGCCATGAAAGATACATGGCTGCTTATTATCTCTTGATTCTAGCATGagtgataaattcaaatcaaGTTCACAAATTCTGGCCTGCCTTTTAAACCGCGTCTCTTTTCGGAGGATCGCTTGCTCGCTCGAGCTCCGAGGCTGATTAGTTTGGTTCAAGGAATTGAGCTCAATAGGGTTTTGTCTAGATTTGCTTGACCAGGTCTCTTGCTTATGGATTGATACAAACTCGTCTTTCGAATCTTCATAAGAGCGAATTGGGGTAGAAAAATCAAGATTTTCAGGCCTAGAACAGTGGCTGCTCGAGATCCTTTCCCTGAGAGTGCGGTAAAATCCAGGTGTTGCCTTGTTATATGTAGTGTTCTGCCATATTGTAGAATTATCCAGCCAGTTCCCGTTACCATTCCAAGAAGCATCGCCAATATACCTTAAGTGATTAATCAAGGATTGTTAAAAATATAGGAGAAAAAGCAAGAATTTAATAAAGATAAGATACCTATAGTTGGAATAGTACCGATGCCTTTGATGAAAGCTTGAAAGTAGATGGAGTTGGCTTGGATTGTATATACTCCAATTTATGCGGTTCGCGTGAAGCATGTGATCTATCATCCCTGTAATGGACAAGGGTTGGTAAAGATACCGAAAACGTGAAACTTCACATACATGTTAAATCAAGTTTGAGTGAAGCCTTTATTTAAAGTGAAAGAAATTAACTAAATAAGTACCTCGACTGGGTTCTTCAGTTTTCTTGCTCCTATACATCTGTGAAATTACAATTAAAATTTGATCAACAACTTCATGTTTAGAATTTgtcgaaaaaattaaaaaaaataccaagtTTAATTTATACTTGCAAATGGCTCTTGACATGTGCAATGTTTAGTCCTTTGATGTCCATCAACTGCAGTACTAATTTTGGTGTTGCTCCTGAATCAAAACCCCGGAAACAAGCAATGGAGAATTAGTCTATGATCCAAAAGTAGGATTTCTTTTTATCGATTAAACGATTTCGAATCTCACTCTCTTGTCCTCCGAGCCTTTCCACTGCCTGCTCAAACAGAAGATGAAGATCAGGCGTCCACTGGAGCCTAGGCATCTTTGATCGGACATAAGGCCTCACCGATGACTTCTTGTTGCTGATCTCTTCAACTGCGCTGATGTTGCTTGAACTTCCTCCATCTTCTTGCTTGCAGCTTTCGTCCTTTGCTGTGCGCTCGTCTTCTCCGGAATGGCTAGTGACCTTAGAACACTCAGTATCACCACTTCCCTccatcaaattaatttttttatatcccTCTTCAAGAAATAGAGAGTTTGATACTCGAAATAGTTAAGGGTATGCACATATTGATATTTCACACTATAAGTATATATTTCTCTTCCCTTAAAGATCAAAAGAGAATGAAGTTTCAAGATCTATATAATTAGTTCCTCCCACAGGACATGATGcaataataatattttctttgacTAAGTTTGAAAATGAATACAGAAAAAGAACTCCCTGGTCCTTTCCAGTATCAATAATAAACGAAGAATACACATGAAAGAACTATATATTCTCTCTCCAGGCTTTGAAAGGTCACATGTCTCGAGCAATAGTTAAACAATTAGCTTAACGTACAGTACTAACGAGTTAGGTTTTCGTCCAAAAACTGGCAAAAATCGGAGTAAACGTGAAAAAGATCAAATTTATCGTGTTAACACCAGATCTTGAATAATTATAGGAcaaaaaaatctttaaatcagATTATAAgatcaaatttcaaaat
It contains:
- the LOC142537285 gene encoding uncharacterized protein LOC142537285 isoform X1; the protein is MEGSGDTECSKVTSHSGEDERTAKDESCKQEDGGSSSNISAVEEISNKKSSVRPYVRSKMPRLQWTPDLHLLFEQAVERLGGQERATPKLVLQLMDIKGLNIAHVKSHLQMYRSKKTEEPSRGMIDHMLHANRINWSIYNPSQLHLLSSFHQRHRYYSNYRYIGDASWNGNGNWLDNSTIWQNTTYNKATPGFYRTLRERISSSHCSRPENLDFSTPIRSYEDSKDEFVSIHKQETWSSKSRQNPIELNSLNQTNQPRSSSEQAILRKETRFKRQARICELDLNLSLMLESRDNKQPCIFHGNEDMSLSMYSTRSSSKQIKKMKQDFCSENASFSSSLDLTL
- the LOC142537285 gene encoding uncharacterized protein LOC142537285 isoform X2 encodes the protein MEGSGDTECSKVTSHSGEDERTAKDESCKQEDGGSSSNISAVEEISNKKSSVRPYVRSKMPRLQWTPDLHLLFEQAVERLGGQERATPKLVLQLMDIKGLNIAHVKSHLQMYRSKKTEEPSRGMIDHMLHANRINWSIYNPSQLHLLSSFHQRHRYIGDASWNGNGNWLDNSTIWQNTTYNKATPGFYRTLRERISSSHCSRPENLDFSTPIRSYEDSKDEFVSIHKQETWSSKSRQNPIELNSLNQTNQPRSSSEQAILRKETRFKRQARICELDLNLSLMLESRDNKQPCIFHGNEDMSLSMYSTRSSSKQIKKMKQDFCSENASFSSSLDLTL